In a single window of the Drosophila albomicans strain 15112-1751.03 chromosome 3, ASM965048v2, whole genome shotgun sequence genome:
- the LOC117572157 gene encoding uncharacterized protein LOC117572157 codes for MNEETLDIQRLMSFQTLVDTDKQLCLDNYSQERMDEKHRMNKYFKRSEYIAKQYRCDPADNECFLAFDVYPVNNKYCAVIFSLCGISSHFFYVLYWSVIEESRLEEPEKFICDLLAHIFISEIPKLKKFLVKFALCRNSVINERVIKLFAESKKTAKLYNTFPFICEPLDLRHHQLHDPYTQHAWMEILQGNIEQTTVREIFSKYREIAIEKGNTILQQFVEQFFYLARDLLDSRFQINLRLCTMERMDNFERIIRAHMKDYTDKVLSRMFVFDLIRALIHIYGF; via the coding sequence ATGAACGAGGAGACGCTCGACATACAGCGTCTCATGTCGTTCCAGACACTTGTGGATACGGATAAGCAGCTCTGTTTAGACAACTACAGCCAAGAGCGAATGGATGAGAAGCATCGCATGAATAAGTACTTCAAACGCAGCGAATACATAGCGAAACAATATCGCTGCGATCCGGCGGATAATGAATGCTTTCTCGCCTTCGATGTATACCCGGTTAACAACAAATACTGCGCGGTAATCTTCAGTCTGTGCGGCATCTCTTCACACTTTTTCTACGTGCTCTACTGGAGTGTGATCGAAGAGTCGCGACTGGAGGAACCGGAGAAATTCATCTGTGATCTTTTGGCCCACATATTCATCTCTGAAATACCCAAGCTGAAGAAGTTCTTGGTGAAGTTTGCTCTCTGCCGCAATTCGGTGATCAATGAGCGTGTAATCAAGTTGTTTGCTGAATcgaaaaaaacagcaaagttGTACAAcacatttccatttatttgtGAACCTTTGGATTTGCGGCATCATCAGTTGCACGATCCGTATACGCAACATGCCTGGATGGAGATATTGCAGGGCAACATCGAGCAGACAACGGTGCGTGAGATCTTCTCGAAGTATCGGGAAATCGCCATCGAAAAGGGCAACACAATTCTTCAGCAGTTTGTCGAGCAATTCTTTTACTTAGCACGCGACTTGCTCGACAGCAGATTTCAGATAAATCTTCGACTGTGTACCATGGAGCGCATGGATAACTTTGAGCGCATCATAAGGGCGCACATGAAGGATTACACGGATAAAGTTTTGTCGCGTATGTTTGTCTTCGACCTGATAAGAGCTCTAATCCATATTTATGGCTTCTGA
- the LOC117570497 gene encoding uncharacterized protein LOC117570497 isoform X1: MSNLRIFKAMSLHPSANIKAESQPEPSSRMCLMGCEASATELRRFPIHDVIRCNYWLRHFGVSEQLVNELGGLKKLRICCRHFSQRKAMAKTRIKTTPLRGSKHIIPATTTATTTAAATSAKPMADSTTIELVDSSSGDSQKQQTMQEKSVTTITPLPQRSHSICSSSSVSSDVQSISSDYEASMPLSALVNAQNGTGKSANGVAKKRKLYLITEKSDEKNGNSGVNGQKRKMFVVVEQEKDTAAKKLMIVTDKSKANITEHLEKFLPEILSCIQGKEQAQAKAKHPAIKQEPTPTPIAHKPHITLPPKKNPTNFIKVEGAPGVALPASVSILPVDSEPIKPPSLSSPSPSPPETETNINLSPDFRFLMKILPKLEQLPEPHKQHVKRSIQIFVEESYSHYGKKD, encoded by the exons ATGAGCAATCTACGCATTTTTAAAGCCATGTCGTTGCATCCCAGCGCGAATATAAAAGCTGAAAGTCAGCCAGAGCCCAGTTCGAGGATGTGTTTGATGGGCTGCGAGGCGAGTGCGACGGAGTTACGTCGATTTCCAATACACGATGTCATTCG CTGCAACTATTGGCTGCGCCATTTCGGAGTGAGCGAGCAACTGGTAAACGAACTTGGTGGCCTGAAGAAGCTGCGCATCTGCTGCCGACACTTCAGTCAGCGCAAGGCAATGGCCAAGACGCGCATCAAGACGACGCCGTTGCGTGGATCCAAGCACATTatcccagcaacaacaactgcaacaacaacagcagcagcaacatctgcTAAGCCCATGGCTGATAGCACAACGATAGAGCTGGTCGAC AGTTCCAGCGGGGATTCCCAAAAGCAACAGACAATGCAAGAGAAGTCGGTGACTACCATAACACCGCTTCCACAGCGTTCACACTCCATCTGCTCGTCGTCTTCCGTCTCCAGCGATGTGCAGTCCATAAGCTCGGATTACGAGGCGAGCATGCCGCTCTCGGCACTCGTCAATGCACAGAATGGCACTGGAAAATCTGCTAATGGAGTGGCTAAGAAGCGTAAACTTTATTTGATAACTGAGAAATCGGATGAGAAGAATGGCAACAGCGGCGTCAATGGACAAAAGCGCAAAATGTTTGTTGTAGTCGAACAGGAAAAGGATACGGCTGCCAAGAAACTTATGATTGTCACAGATAAATCCAAAGCGAATATCACAGAGCATTTGGAAAAGTTTCTGCCCGAAATACTCAGCTGCATTCAGGGCAAGGAACAGGCACAGGCAAAAGCTAAGCATCCGGCTATCAAACAGGAACCAACACCGACTCCCATTGCTCACAAACCACACATCACGTTGCCGCCCAAGAAGAATCCCACAAACTTCATCAAAGTGGAAGGAGCACCCGGTGTTGCGCTTCCTGCCAGCGTGTCCATCTTACCCGTGGACTCGGAGCCCATCAAACCACCATCGTTGTCATCGCCCTCGCCGTCGCCGCCGGAGACTGAAACCAACATAAATCTATCACCGGATTTCCGATTCCTTATGAAGATATTGCCCAAACTGGAACAGCTGCCAGAACCGCACAAACAGCACGTGAAGCGTTCCATACAGATCTTCGTGGAGGAGAGCTACAGCCATTATGGCAAAAAGGATTAG
- the LOC117570497 gene encoding uncharacterized protein LOC117570497 isoform X2, with protein MAKTRIKTTPLRGSKHIIPATTTATTTAAATSAKPMADSTTIELVDSSSGDSQKQQTMQEKSVTTITPLPQRSHSICSSSSVSSDVQSISSDYEASMPLSALVNAQNGTGKSANGVAKKRKLYLITEKSDEKNGNSGVNGQKRKMFVVVEQEKDTAAKKLMIVTDKSKANITEHLEKFLPEILSCIQGKEQAQAKAKHPAIKQEPTPTPIAHKPHITLPPKKNPTNFIKVEGAPGVALPASVSILPVDSEPIKPPSLSSPSPSPPETETNINLSPDFRFLMKILPKLEQLPEPHKQHVKRSIQIFVEESYSHYGKKD; from the exons ATGGCCAAGACGCGCATCAAGACGACGCCGTTGCGTGGATCCAAGCACATTatcccagcaacaacaactgcaacaacaacagcagcagcaacatctgcTAAGCCCATGGCTGATAGCACAACGATAGAGCTGGTCGAC AGTTCCAGCGGGGATTCCCAAAAGCAACAGACAATGCAAGAGAAGTCGGTGACTACCATAACACCGCTTCCACAGCGTTCACACTCCATCTGCTCGTCGTCTTCCGTCTCCAGCGATGTGCAGTCCATAAGCTCGGATTACGAGGCGAGCATGCCGCTCTCGGCACTCGTCAATGCACAGAATGGCACTGGAAAATCTGCTAATGGAGTGGCTAAGAAGCGTAAACTTTATTTGATAACTGAGAAATCGGATGAGAAGAATGGCAACAGCGGCGTCAATGGACAAAAGCGCAAAATGTTTGTTGTAGTCGAACAGGAAAAGGATACGGCTGCCAAGAAACTTATGATTGTCACAGATAAATCCAAAGCGAATATCACAGAGCATTTGGAAAAGTTTCTGCCCGAAATACTCAGCTGCATTCAGGGCAAGGAACAGGCACAGGCAAAAGCTAAGCATCCGGCTATCAAACAGGAACCAACACCGACTCCCATTGCTCACAAACCACACATCACGTTGCCGCCCAAGAAGAATCCCACAAACTTCATCAAAGTGGAAGGAGCACCCGGTGTTGCGCTTCCTGCCAGCGTGTCCATCTTACCCGTGGACTCGGAGCCCATCAAACCACCATCGTTGTCATCGCCCTCGCCGTCGCCGCCGGAGACTGAAACCAACATAAATCTATCACCGGATTTCCGATTCCTTATGAAGATATTGCCCAAACTGGAACAGCTGCCAGAACCGCACAAACAGCACGTGAAGCGTTCCATACAGATCTTCGTGGAGGAGAGCTACAGCCATTATGGCAAAAAGGATTAG